A window of Chloracidobacterium sp. N contains these coding sequences:
- a CDS encoding ABC transporter ATP-binding protein, protein MLPAVEAFALTKRYGAHLALAEVSLRVEAGEFLTLLGPSGCGKTTLLRLIAGLTAPDAGQIYLAGQEVTHLPAYRRPVHTVFQSYALFPHLNAYDNIAFGLARKGHTPPAIRQRVEALLALVGLEGIAYRYPHELSGGQQQRVALARALACEPPVLLLDEPLAALDPHLRRHMQRELKALQHQLGTTFVLVTHDQTEALMLSDRIAVLRRGRILQTGTPQTLHDEPETAFVASFIGNCNLLHGRLHSLQPPEAGVIIGGAIVTARCRHRDVKPGQPITLAVRPQSLRLERASADQPLPPGQLTGVVTERLYIGAETHWTVCLPDGQTLVAALRPETPPTWEVGSKVHVRWQTSQAVVVKPDDEANDASPV, encoded by the coding sequence ATGTTGCCTGCCGTCGAGGCTTTTGCGCTTACCAAGCGTTATGGCGCACACCTGGCGCTCGCGGAGGTCTCGCTGCGGGTCGAAGCCGGTGAGTTTCTGACCCTTCTCGGTCCTTCGGGATGTGGCAAGACGACCCTGCTGCGGCTGATTGCCGGACTGACAGCACCTGATGCCGGGCAGATTTATCTGGCTGGACAGGAAGTCACCCACCTGCCGGCATACCGCCGTCCCGTCCACACGGTGTTTCAGAGCTACGCCCTGTTCCCGCACCTGAATGCGTATGACAACATCGCGTTCGGACTTGCCCGCAAAGGCCATACACCGCCAGCCATCCGGCAGCGCGTCGAAGCCTTGCTGGCACTTGTCGGATTGGAAGGCATTGCCTATCGCTACCCCCATGAACTTTCCGGCGGTCAGCAACAACGTGTCGCTCTGGCGCGGGCACTGGCCTGTGAACCGCCGGTGCTCCTGCTCGATGAACCCCTGGCAGCCCTTGATCCACACCTGCGCCGCCACATGCAGCGCGAGCTGAAAGCCCTCCAGCACCAGCTTGGCACCACCTTCGTCCTGGTCACTCACGACCAGACGGAAGCCCTGATGCTCTCGGACCGGATTGCCGTCCTGCGTCGCGGACGAATCCTTCAAACCGGAACACCCCAGACGCTCCACGACGAACCCGAAACGGCCTTCGTTGCTTCGTTTATCGGCAACTGCAACCTGCTCCACGGACGCTTGCACAGCCTCCAGCCTCCAGAAGCTGGCGTCATCATTGGCGGTGCCATCGTCACCGCCCGGTGCCGCCACAGGGACGTAAAGCCCGGACAGCCCATCACCCTGGCTGTACGCCCGCAGTCGCTCCGGCTTGAACGGGCCAGTGCAGACCAACCCCTTCCGCCGGGTCAGCTCACCGGAGTTGTGACCGAACGGCTGTACATCGGGGCCGAAACCCACTGGACGGTCTGCCTTCCAGACGGCCAAACCCTCGTCGCCGCCCTTCGCCCGGAAACGCCTCCAACCTGGGAGGTGGGTTCAAAGGTTCACGTCAGATGGCAGACCTCCCAGGCCGTTGTCGTCAAGCCGGACGATGAAGCCAACGACGCATCCCCGGTGTAG
- a CDS encoding ADP-ribosylglycohydrolase family protein, protein MKENFQGCLLGAAIGDALGFPFKGLSANDIGEYGRFESLREFQPVPSVRSAPGELADEGQLLLLTLESICTQRALDEADLVRRLKGWFRSHPKDMTPLVRHVLGRFQAGESPAEASEGASFDPEFSPPDGGHLTRCLPVALYRVMDAARRQADMVAMARLTHWDALAVQSALVLGEVVVQLVQGKPFTPEACLPGDGLPEVRQAVVSSPDPAQLDVSGSALGALGVGLWALKTATNFEDGLVQVVSLGGATDTNAAVAGALLGAKLTRLALPQQWVYHLEGHARLEVLGARLFELATQAVHV, encoded by the coding sequence ATGAAGGAAAACTTTCAGGGCTGCCTGCTGGGGGCCGCGATTGGGGATGCGCTGGGCTTTCCCTTCAAAGGTCTCAGTGCCAACGACATTGGCGAGTATGGCCGTTTCGAGTCGCTCCGTGAATTCCAACCCGTGCCATCTGTCCGGTCAGCGCCCGGTGAACTGGCGGATGAAGGGCAGCTTCTGCTGCTGACGCTGGAAAGTATCTGTACGCAGCGGGCGCTGGACGAGGCTGATCTTGTCCGGCGGTTGAAAGGTTGGTTTCGGAGCCATCCGAAGGACATGACGCCGCTGGTACGCCATGTTCTGGGCCGTTTTCAGGCCGGGGAAAGCCCGGCTGAAGCCTCTGAAGGGGCGTCCTTTGATCCTGAGTTCAGTCCGCCGGATGGCGGGCATCTGACGCGCTGTCTTCCGGTGGCTTTGTACCGGGTGATGGATGCCGCCCGCCGCCAGGCGGACATGGTTGCCATGGCGCGTCTGACCCACTGGGACGCTCTGGCTGTGCAGTCCGCACTCGTGCTGGGGGAGGTTGTGGTGCAGCTTGTCCAGGGTAAACCCTTCACACCTGAAGCCTGTTTGCCAGGTGACGGGCTGCCGGAGGTGCGGCAGGCCGTGGTGTCGTCTCCTGACCCGGCACAACTGGATGTTTCCGGCAGCGCCCTGGGGGCGCTGGGGGTTGGCTTGTGGGCGCTGAAAACGGCCACGAATTTTGAGGATGGTTTGGTACAAGTCGTCTCACTGGGCGGCGCGACGGATACCAACGCGGCGGTGGCGGGGGCGTTGCTGGGAGCCAAACTGACCCGTCTGGCGTTGCCACAGCAGTGGGTGTACCACCTGGAAGGGCATGCCCGCCTTGAAGTGCTTGGGGCGCGGTTGTTCGAGCTGGCCACGCAGGCGGTTCACGTGTGA
- a CDS encoding inner membrane protein YpjD produces MSTLLLIAVACYAFGAGHAIFTVWRTPHPRWFWIALWLMAAGFATHTSSIVVRGWEVARCPLLSYQEVCSFLGWSIAAYFLGAYLWYRSKSFAAFAMPMVFLFALAAWLLPAPSDTAAVLKFYGQTASLLTLHAVLFVFAYAAFAILFVAAILYIVQERQLKQKQFGPLWSRLPSLDTCDDVSGKALLIGFVLLTLGILTGIVGSRRLNGVYWHGDPLEFLSLATWLIYFCVVHYRLTAGWRGRRAAWLGIVGFAMVIVSLVGIGWFNGFHSIG; encoded by the coding sequence ATGTCCACACTGCTGCTTATCGCCGTTGCATGTTATGCGTTTGGCGCCGGTCATGCCATCTTCACGGTGTGGCGGACACCCCATCCACGCTGGTTCTGGATTGCACTGTGGCTGATGGCGGCGGGTTTTGCGACGCACACCTCGTCCATCGTCGTTCGCGGCTGGGAGGTCGCCCGGTGTCCCCTGCTGAGTTATCAGGAAGTCTGTTCCTTTCTGGGATGGTCCATTGCCGCATACTTTCTGGGCGCCTATCTGTGGTATCGCTCGAAATCGTTTGCGGCCTTCGCCATGCCGATGGTCTTTCTCTTTGCCCTGGCGGCCTGGCTTCTGCCCGCGCCAAGTGACACCGCCGCCGTTCTGAAATTTTATGGGCAGACGGCTTCCCTTCTGACCCTCCATGCCGTGCTGTTTGTCTTTGCCTACGCCGCCTTTGCCATTCTGTTCGTTGCCGCCATCCTGTACATCGTGCAGGAACGGCAGCTCAAGCAAAAACAGTTCGGCCCGCTCTGGTCCCGGCTTCCCTCACTGGACACCTGCGATGACGTGAGCGGCAAGGCGCTCCTCATCGGTTTTGTGCTTCTGACCCTGGGCATTCTGACAGGGATTGTCGGCTCACGCCGGCTCAACGGGGTGTACTGGCATGGCGATCCGCTGGAGTTTCTGTCTCTGGCCACTTGGCTAATCTACTTTTGTGTGGTTCATTACCGTCTGACGGCCGGCTGGCGCGGCCGGCGGGCCGCCTGGTTGGGCATCGTCGGCTTCGCCATGGTCATCGTGAGTCTGGTCGGCATCGGCTGGTTCAACGGTTTTCACAGTATCGGTTAG
- the hemA gene encoding glutamyl-tRNA reductase: protein MNVLLVGINHTTAPVGVRERLAFSEAGLPVALQRLLVGGSVSEAVIVSTCNRVEVIVVPSLPTAEAVEAVTTFLCDYHDVPAGQVRPYLYVHQSSAAVRHVLRVAASLDSMIVGESQILGQIKRAYALAAAANTVGRHLHRLFERAFAVAKRVRTETGIGAHAVSLGSVSVELAHKVFDHLTDKVLLLIGAGEMAELAAKCFFESGVTSLFVANRTLAHAQHLADCFHGGGRALGLDELPARLHEADVVVASTGATTYHITPAMVRAALDRRRYRPLLLFDLSVPRTIAPDVAVLDNAFVFDLDDLQRVIAANQRERRREAERAEAIVEAETVAFMTEADRRDIGPTVAALRERLTDICAAEFERHRKRLGPLTPEQEAAMRQFLLEGIVNKTLHPLILGLREAARQGSELVDLRRAFALDSVSTKTDAVQDSDAVSTHEEPANQRLYR, encoded by the coding sequence ATGAACGTGCTTCTCGTCGGCATCAACCACACCACGGCTCCAGTCGGCGTGCGCGAGCGTCTGGCTTTTTCTGAAGCCGGGCTGCCAGTCGCGCTCCAACGGCTGCTGGTCGGCGGCAGTGTCAGTGAAGCTGTCATTGTCTCAACCTGCAACCGGGTCGAAGTCATCGTTGTTCCCAGCCTGCCGACGGCCGAAGCCGTCGAGGCGGTCACGACCTTCCTCTGTGACTATCACGATGTCCCGGCGGGACAGGTCCGCCCCTACCTGTACGTTCACCAATCCAGCGCAGCGGTGCGGCACGTCCTGCGGGTGGCCGCCAGCCTCGACTCGATGATTGTCGGCGAAAGCCAGATTCTGGGACAGATCAAACGGGCTTACGCCTTGGCAGCGGCTGCCAACACCGTGGGTCGCCACCTGCACCGTCTGTTTGAGCGGGCTTTTGCGGTCGCCAAGCGTGTTCGGACGGAAACCGGCATCGGCGCTCATGCCGTTTCACTTGGCTCAGTCTCAGTGGAGTTGGCCCACAAGGTTTTTGACCACCTGACCGACAAGGTGCTGCTGCTCATCGGCGCCGGAGAAATGGCTGAACTGGCCGCCAAGTGCTTCTTTGAGTCCGGTGTGACCTCGCTTTTCGTTGCCAACCGCACGCTGGCCCACGCGCAGCATCTCGCCGATTGTTTCCATGGCGGCGGCCGCGCCCTTGGGCTGGATGAACTCCCGGCGCGGCTCCACGAGGCCGATGTCGTTGTGGCCTCCACCGGGGCCACCACCTATCACATCACTCCGGCCATGGTTCGCGCGGCGCTGGACCGCCGGCGCTACCGGCCGCTGCTGCTTTTCGACCTTTCCGTACCACGGACGATTGCCCCCGACGTGGCCGTCCTCGACAACGCTTTTGTCTTTGACCTCGACGACCTCCAGCGCGTCATTGCCGCCAACCAACGGGAACGCCGCCGGGAAGCCGAACGCGCCGAAGCCATTGTCGAAGCCGAAACCGTTGCCTTCATGACCGAGGCCGACCGGCGCGACATCGGCCCCACTGTGGCCGCGCTCAGGGAACGCCTGACCGACATCTGCGCTGCCGAGTTTGAACGGCACCGGAAACGCCTTGGCCCGCTGACCCCGGAACAGGAAGCCGCCATGCGTCAGTTTCTGCTGGAAGGCATCGTCAACAAGACGCTCCATCCGCTCATCCTGGGGCTGCGGGAAGCCGCCCGGCAGGGTTCCGAACTCGTTGACCTCCGGCGCGCTTTTGCCCTGGATAGCGTCTCCACGAAAACAGATGCCGTTCAGGACAGCGACGCGGTCAGCACCCACGAGGAACCGGCCAACCAACGCCTCTACCGATGA
- a CDS encoding FAD-binding oxidoreductase: MTSTSFWQATAGRPSAPTPTVNDVDCLIIGGGIAGASAAYALAQARPDWKLAVVDRRQIAGGATGRNAGFLLAGTADYYAVAVARYGRETARAVFATTVASHHHIRTFLAHRPDVECDYIPCGSLTLAGTAEEAEVLAHSAELLREDGFDVDFVPHDPLQRGFCAAIRNRHDAGIHPVKLVHALLAASGAAIVENWPVATLESTPAGVVVQGERGQLRAGRVLLTPNGEAANLHAYFADKVFPKRGQIFVTAPYPSRLLSEVVYANDGYEYFRQLPDGRFLFGGGRRAFAATETGTDETPTADVQNFLERFRDRHFPELIDLPITHRWAGTMGFTPDGLPLLGTLPGQPEIAFSIACHGHGMGFSLEVGRLAAELVITGKPPALFDVARLERSPASRPAAHV; encoded by the coding sequence ATGACCTCGACTTCCTTCTGGCAGGCCACGGCCGGACGCCCTTCAGCCCCGACCCCAACAGTCAACGACGTTGACTGCCTCATCATCGGCGGCGGGATTGCCGGCGCTTCGGCGGCCTATGCCCTGGCGCAGGCCAGACCGGACTGGAAACTGGCGGTCGTTGACCGACGCCAAATCGCCGGCGGCGCAACCGGCCGCAATGCCGGTTTTCTGCTTGCCGGAACGGCCGACTACTACGCTGTCGCCGTCGCCAGATACGGCCGCGAAACGGCACGCGCGGTCTTTGCCACGACGGTGGCCAGCCATCACCACATTCGGACGTTTCTGGCTCACCGTCCTGACGTGGAGTGTGACTACATCCCCTGCGGCAGCCTGACGCTTGCCGGAACGGCCGAAGAGGCCGAGGTTCTCGCGCACTCGGCCGAACTGCTGCGCGAAGATGGCTTCGATGTGGACTTTGTTCCCCACGACCCACTCCAGCGCGGCTTCTGCGCCGCCATCCGCAACCGGCACGATGCCGGTATCCATCCGGTCAAACTCGTCCACGCCCTGCTTGCTGCCTCTGGCGCGGCCATTGTTGAAAACTGGCCCGTAGCCACGTTGGAGAGCACTCCGGCGGGTGTCGTCGTGCAGGGTGAACGCGGACAACTGCGCGCCGGGCGGGTCCTTCTGACGCCAAATGGTGAAGCGGCCAACCTCCACGCCTACTTTGCCGACAAGGTGTTTCCCAAACGCGGACAGATTTTCGTCACCGCCCCCTATCCCAGCCGACTGCTCTCCGAAGTCGTCTATGCCAACGACGGCTACGAATACTTTCGGCAACTGCCCGACGGACGTTTTCTGTTCGGCGGCGGCCGGCGCGCCTTTGCCGCCACCGAAACGGGGACGGATGAAACGCCGACGGCAGATGTCCAGAACTTTCTGGAACGCTTCAGGGACCGTCACTTTCCCGAACTGATTGACCTGCCCATCACGCACCGCTGGGCAGGGACGATGGGCTTCACGCCGGATGGACTTCCCCTGTTGGGGACGCTGCCCGGTCAACCGGAGATTGCCTTCTCCATTGCCTGCCACGGCCACGGCATGGGCTTCAGTCTGGAGGTCGGTCGGCTGGCGGCTGAACTCGTCATCACCGGCAAGCCGCCGGCGCTGTTCGATGTGGCACGGCTGGAACGAAGTCCGGCCTCACGCCCGGCGGCGCACGTATGA
- a CDS encoding menaquinone biosynthetic enzyme MqnA/MqnD family protein has protein sequence MAVELPIIAASDYLNSAVLMEDFLTGEQRQRCRLITDAAPARCAELLRQGDVAAALIPAIEYQRIPGLLAVPGVAIGSKHTVRSVVMAAKKPLPEIRTVALDTSSRTSVSLIRILFAEFYRREVAFHPAPPDVPHMLAEADAAVIIGDPALTFDRTGLHVFDLAGEWRRLTGLPFVFAIWAVRESAREAVAGLDFVAARDAGLRARPALAARYAPRLGLPVETLVTYLEENIHYGLEADDLAGLTHYWTLAARHRLIDEVRPLRWLPVTPGCG, from the coding sequence GTGGCTGTGGAGCTGCCGATTATTGCGGCGTCGGATTACCTCAACTCGGCGGTGCTCATGGAGGACTTTCTGACCGGTGAGCAGCGGCAGCGGTGCCGTCTCATCACGGATGCGGCCCCGGCGCGTTGTGCGGAACTGCTGCGGCAGGGCGATGTCGCCGCCGCCCTGATACCGGCCATTGAATATCAGCGCATTCCGGGTCTGCTGGCTGTGCCGGGGGTAGCCATCGGCTCAAAACACACGGTGCGCAGTGTCGTCATGGCGGCCAAAAAGCCGCTCCCGGAAATCAGAACCGTGGCGCTCGATACCTCGTCGCGCACGTCGGTTTCACTCATCAGGATTCTGTTTGCCGAGTTTTATCGCCGCGAAGTTGCTTTCCATCCCGCACCGCCGGACGTGCCGCACATGCTGGCGGAGGCGGATGCTGCGGTCATCATTGGCGACCCGGCGCTGACCTTTGACCGAACCGGTCTGCACGTTTTCGATCTGGCGGGCGAATGGCGACGCCTGACGGGACTCCCTTTCGTGTTTGCCATCTGGGCGGTACGGGAAAGCGCCCGGGAAGCCGTGGCCGGGCTGGATTTCGTCGCGGCGCGGGATGCTGGCCTGCGCGCCCGGCCGGCGCTGGCGGCGCGTTATGCTCCCCGGCTGGGACTGCCGGTTGAAACCCTGGTGACGTATCTCGAAGAAAACATCCACTACGGACTGGAAGCCGATGATCTGGCAGGGCTGACGCACTACTGGACGCTGGCCGCCAGACACCGGCTGATTGATGAGGTGCGTCCGCTGCGGTGGCTGCCGGTGACGCCGGGCTGTGGGTAA
- the def gene encoding peptide deformylase, whose translation MKREIVKYGAKVLTEKASPVTEFDAALEQLVADMFETMYDAPGVGLAAPQVGVSRRLFVMDCSKEKNRQFVFINPEILQTEGTQVGDEGCLSFPGIYFDVERAARVIVRAQNVKGEWFEGDFLDLEARCVLHEYDHLQGELFIEKAGLLRRELIRRKIQKLKREGKW comes from the coding sequence ATGAAACGTGAAATCGTCAAGTATGGCGCCAAGGTGCTGACGGAAAAGGCCTCACCCGTGACCGAATTCGATGCGGCGTTGGAACAGCTCGTCGCCGATATGTTTGAGACGATGTATGACGCGCCGGGAGTCGGGCTGGCTGCGCCCCAGGTGGGCGTCTCCAGGCGTCTGTTCGTCATGGACTGCAGCAAGGAAAAAAACCGGCAGTTTGTCTTCATCAACCCGGAAATCCTCCAGACCGAAGGCACTCAGGTGGGGGATGAAGGCTGCCTCAGCTTTCCCGGCATTTACTTCGATGTCGAGCGCGCCGCGCGGGTCATTGTGCGGGCCCAGAACGTCAAGGGCGAATGGTTCGAGGGGGACTTTCTCGACCTCGAAGCCCGCTGTGTGCTCCACGAGTATGACCATCTTCAGGGTGAACTCTTCATCGAGAAGGCCGGTCTGCTGCGCCGCGAACTCATCCGGCGCAAGATTCAGAAGCTGAAGCGCGAAGGGAAGTGGTGA
- a CDS encoding MFS transporter has product MATATSLSAPASTAHTGSFANPRALSLACLAHFVNDAYSSFIFPLLPLMTAQLHLSAAQAFWLIPVYALFSNFLQPVYGMLSDRWSRRSFALAGPLLAALFLSAIGYAGSYGWLMVVLIMGGMGVGMFHPQGAAMAAVASGQRRRLGMALFSAAGTLGVAFGPLVVTQTITHFSLGSTLYLALAGIAAMVGLFFWLPPLPAPKRLAAETTTTETGPGLVQALQLASVPLLALYAITVVRAATQMLINAYYPFILQAQGASLTHIGNALTVFLLAGGIGGLAGGFLAERFGGRIVTVLSGLTSGPLLAAAFLVPPHWTLPWLVCGGFALGATIPVNVAMAQELVPQRTATVSALMMGFAWGVGSLAPRAFEPLTPFIGGYHGAIIGLALGTTLSTILVLWLPREARRPLLRLSWRLPHRFTPTQPDSSLAP; this is encoded by the coding sequence ATGGCTACGGCGACTTCCCTTTCCGCACCGGCTTCCACGGCCCACACCGGCAGTTTTGCCAACCCCAGGGCGCTCAGCCTTGCCTGTCTGGCGCACTTCGTCAACGACGCTTATTCGAGCTTTATTTTTCCGCTGCTGCCCCTGATGACGGCGCAGTTGCACCTGTCGGCCGCTCAGGCCTTCTGGCTCATTCCGGTCTATGCGCTGTTCTCGAACTTTCTTCAGCCGGTCTATGGCATGCTCTCTGACCGCTGGTCGCGGCGGAGTTTTGCGCTGGCCGGCCCCCTGCTGGCGGCGCTGTTTTTGTCGGCCATCGGCTATGCGGGCAGTTACGGCTGGCTCATGGTCGTCCTGATTATGGGCGGCATGGGTGTGGGAATGTTCCACCCGCAGGGTGCAGCCATGGCGGCGGTCGCCAGCGGCCAGCGCCGCCGACTCGGCATGGCACTCTTTTCAGCCGCCGGTACGCTGGGGGTGGCGTTTGGGCCGCTCGTCGTGACCCAGACCATCACCCACTTCAGCCTGGGGAGCACGTTGTATCTGGCGCTGGCCGGTATCGCAGCCATGGTCGGGCTGTTCTTCTGGCTGCCGCCCCTGCCGGCCCCCAAGCGGCTGGCGGCTGAAACGACGACGACAGAAACCGGCCCGGGTCTGGTTCAGGCGCTCCAGCTTGCTAGTGTGCCGCTTCTGGCGCTGTATGCCATTACGGTCGTGCGCGCTGCCACGCAAATGCTGATCAACGCCTACTACCCCTTCATCCTGCAGGCGCAGGGGGCCTCGCTGACCCACATTGGCAACGCCCTTACCGTCTTTCTCCTGGCTGGCGGTATCGGCGGGCTGGCCGGCGGCTTTCTGGCCGAACGGTTCGGCGGACGCATCGTGACCGTGCTTTCCGGCCTCACCTCCGGCCCTCTGCTCGCCGCGGCCTTTCTCGTCCCGCCCCACTGGACACTTCCGTGGCTGGTCTGTGGCGGCTTTGCCCTTGGGGCCACGATTCCCGTCAACGTCGCCATGGCGCAGGAACTCGTCCCGCAGCGGACGGCCACCGTGTCGGCGCTGATGATGGGTTTTGCGTGGGGCGTCGGTTCGCTGGCCCCACGCGCCTTCGAGCCGCTGACACCGTTTATCGGCGGCTATCACGGGGCCATTATCGGATTGGCGCTCGGCACGACGCTCAGCACCATCCTTGTCCTCTGGCTGCCACGGGAGGCCCGGCGCCCGCTGCTGCGTCTCTCATGGCGCCTGCCGCACCGGTTTACTCCGACACAGCCGGATTCATCACTCGCCCCATAA
- a CDS encoding serpin family protein — MTMPIRIFSLCLVALWLLASHDASAQKRKRRPASRPASGTPATTSPVSKEPRMNTATAPRDAAAGVNRFAVTLHQRLSRQTDGNLFFSPYSISSALAMTALGARGATLAEMQVALQFPDGIPHAAFAAQDRLINTPNAPYTLAVANALWGQRGLGFEPDFLSATRQHYGAGLEEVDFRGNPEGTRSRINDWVSTKTNRRIPDLLPPGFITPMTRLVLTNAIYFKGNWAEAFDRDATNERDQFRLARGGTVTVAMMNRTGRYAHFDGGTFQALTLPYRGNELSMVILLPNATDGLPALEKGLTAAQLQEVVEKAIAREVQVSVPRFKLTLRLEHLTDDMKALGMTLAFTEGADFSAMTRQAKLFIDAIAHKAFVEVNEEGTEAAAATGVGMRITSIGAEPPRPVVFRADHPFLFVIRDNRSGAALFMGRVMNPAVSE, encoded by the coding sequence ATGACGATGCCCATCCGTATCTTCAGCCTGTGTCTGGTGGCGCTGTGGCTGCTGGCAAGCCATGATGCTTCAGCCCAGAAGCGCAAACGCCGCCCGGCTTCGCGCCCGGCGTCCGGGACACCGGCCACGACTTCCCCTGTTTCCAAGGAGCCACGTATGAACACCGCTACTGCCCCCCGCGATGCCGCTGCCGGGGTCAACCGCTTTGCTGTGACCCTGCACCAACGGCTCAGCCGTCAAACGGACGGCAATCTGTTTTTTTCGCCCTACAGCATCAGTTCCGCCCTGGCGATGACGGCGCTCGGTGCGCGGGGCGCAACACTGGCGGAAATGCAGGTTGCACTTCAGTTTCCCGATGGCATTCCCCACGCCGCTTTTGCCGCCCAGGACCGGCTCATCAATACGCCCAACGCGCCCTACACGCTGGCTGTAGCCAATGCGCTGTGGGGACAGCGCGGGTTGGGTTTCGAGCCGGATTTCCTTTCGGCCACCCGGCAGCACTATGGGGCCGGGCTGGAGGAAGTTGATTTTCGGGGCAACCCGGAAGGTACGCGCAGCCGAATCAACGACTGGGTTTCCACAAAGACCAACCGCCGGATTCCCGACCTGCTTCCGCCGGGCTTCATCACGCCCATGACGCGGCTGGTGCTGACCAATGCCATTTACTTCAAGGGCAACTGGGCTGAGGCCTTTGACCGCGATGCCACAAACGAACGGGACCAGTTCCGCCTGGCACGCGGAGGGACGGTCACGGTGGCGATGATGAACCGCACCGGGCGCTACGCCCATTTTGACGGCGGCACGTTCCAGGCGTTGACGTTGCCCTATCGCGGCAACGAACTCTCCATGGTCATCCTGCTGCCGAATGCCACGGATGGCCTGCCGGCGCTGGAAAAGGGACTCACCGCCGCCCAGCTTCAGGAAGTCGTCGAAAAAGCCATTGCGCGCGAGGTGCAGGTCAGTGTGCCGCGCTTCAAACTGACGCTGCGGCTGGAACACCTGACAGATGACATGAAGGCGCTGGGAATGACCCTGGCGTTTACGGAAGGCGCTGATTTCTCGGCGATGACCCGGCAGGCCAAACTTTTCATTGACGCCATTGCCCACAAGGCGTTCGTCGAGGTCAACGAGGAAGGTACGGAAGCTGCCGCCGCCACGGGCGTCGGCATGCGGATAACGTCCATCGGTGCCGAACCGCCGCGCCCGGTGGTGTTTCGGGCGGACCATCCGTTTCTGTTCGTCATCCGGGACAACCGCAGCGGTGCGGCGCTGTTTATGGGGCGAGTGATGAATCCGGCTGTGTCGGAGTAA
- a CDS encoding MFS transporter → MTTIGYIGLLRQNPRFRRVWAAQLVSELGDWLNYAALMQLARQYGGGAEMAALIIAIELLPFPLWSPVAGMVADRFNRRYVMMAADLLRAVIVLGFLLVDRPERLWLIYVLSALQFSLAAFFEPARQALIPSVAQPEELITANQLTSLTWSLTLGLGGFLGGVVANAFGLTVAFIVDAASFLVSFVILLGLRDAPLKPVSLDAPPDTGFWVAIKYLLAHPVTLAVALVKTGISVAGSGVWLLAVVYGQTVFPVGRDGALSVGILNGAHGLGALVGALTAGWFLRQRLNIAWSIFWLFVLRGVFFGFWAGSVHLWMVVVATVLITICGSLLWVVSTTLLQRLVPDELRGRVFAFEFGALTFAMAGFLWLMGRALDVWGWTPTVTVLATGASAFLVAAGWLVLMGLSPLTTLSAAPPPDKSLGEPDAV, encoded by the coding sequence ATGACGACCATCGGCTACATCGGGCTTTTGCGGCAGAATCCGCGCTTCCGGCGGGTTTGGGCAGCGCAGCTTGTCAGTGAGCTGGGTGACTGGCTCAACTACGCGGCGCTCATGCAGCTTGCGCGGCAGTATGGCGGCGGTGCGGAAATGGCAGCGCTCATCATTGCCATTGAGCTGCTTCCGTTCCCGCTCTGGAGTCCGGTGGCCGGCATGGTGGCCGACCGGTTCAACCGGCGGTATGTCATGATGGCCGCCGACCTGCTGCGCGCCGTCATTGTTCTTGGTTTTCTGCTTGTTGACCGCCCCGAACGGCTCTGGCTGATATACGTCCTGTCGGCGCTTCAGTTTTCCCTGGCAGCCTTTTTCGAGCCGGCGCGGCAGGCGCTGATCCCGTCGGTGGCGCAGCCGGAGGAACTCATCACGGCCAACCAGTTGACGAGTCTGACCTGGTCGTTGACGCTTGGGCTGGGTGGTTTTCTGGGCGGTGTCGTGGCCAATGCGTTTGGTCTGACGGTGGCGTTCATCGTGGATGCCGCTTCCTTCCTGGTTTCGTTTGTCATCCTGCTTGGTTTGCGGGATGCGCCGCTGAAGCCGGTGTCCCTGGATGCGCCGCCCGATACGGGTTTCTGGGTGGCTATCAAGTACCTGCTGGCGCATCCGGTGACGCTGGCCGTGGCGCTCGTCAAAACCGGGATTTCCGTTGCGGGAAGTGGGGTGTGGCTGCTGGCCGTGGTGTATGGGCAGACGGTGTTTCCGGTGGGCCGCGATGGAGCGTTGTCCGTGGGGATACTCAACGGCGCGCACGGTCTTGGGGCGCTGGTCGGCGCGCTGACCGCCGGCTGGTTTCTGCGCCAGCGCCTCAACATTGCGTGGAGCATTTTCTGGCTCTTTGTGCTGCGGGGCGTGTTCTTTGGGTTCTGGGCCGGGTCTGTCCATTTGTGGATGGTTGTCGTGGCAACGGTCCTCATCACCATCTGTGGCAGTCTGCTCTGGGTGGTCAGCACGACGCTGCTGCAACGGCTCGTCCCGGACGAACTGCGCGGGCGTGTGTTTGCCTTCGAGTTTGGCGCGCTGACGTTTGCCATGGCGGGTTTCCTGTGGCTGATGGGACGGGCGCTCGATGTGTGGGGCTGGACCCCGACGGTGACGGTTCTGGCCACGGGTGCATCGGCGTTTCTGGTGGCGGCCGGCTGGCTGGTGCTGATGGGACTCTCGCCGCTGACGACGCTTTCAGCCGCGCCGCCGCCGGACAAGTCGCTTGGGGAACCGGATGCGGTGTGA